One region of Budorcas taxicolor isolate Tak-1 chromosome 3, Takin1.1, whole genome shotgun sequence genomic DNA includes:
- the EVA1B gene encoding protein eva-1 homolog B produces the protein MDAPRRDMELLSNSLAAYAHIRANPESFGLYFVLGVCFGLLLTLCLLVISISCAPRPRPRGPAPRRDPRSSTLEAEEDEEDDDDEEDTVTRLGPDDTLPGPELSAEPDGPLSVNVFTSAEELERAQRLEERERILREIWRTGQPDLLGTGTLGPSPTGTGTLGRMHYY, from the exons ATGGATGCCCCTCGAAGGGACATGGAGTTACTCAGCAACAGCCTGGCGGCCTACGCGCACATCCGCG CTAACCCTGAGAGCTTTGGCCTCTACTTCGTGCTGGGCGTCTGCTTTGGGCTGCTCCTCACCCTGTGCCTGCTAGTCATCAGCATCTCCTGTGCACCCCGCCCGCGGCCCCgtggccccgccccgcgccgggACCCCCGCAGCAGCACCCTGGAGGccgaggaggacgaggaggacgACGACGACGAGGAGGACACGGTGACGCGGCTGGGCCCCGACGACACGCTGCCGGGCCCCGAGCTGTCCGCGGAGCCCGACGGGCCCCTGAGCGTCAACGTCTTCACTTCCGCGGAGGAGCTGGAGCGGGCACAGCGGCTGGAGGAACGGGAACGGATTCTGCGAGAGATCTGGCGCACCGGACAGCCTGACCTGCTGGGCACCGGCACGCTGGGGCCCAGCCCCACGGGCACGGGCACCCTGGGCCGCATGCACTATTACTGA
- the SH3D21 gene encoding SH3 domain-containing protein 21, with protein MEVLVLAGYRAEKEEELSLAPGDVIRQVCKGPARGWMRGELGGRCGLFPESLVQEIPETLRCSGEAPRPRCARRQGCSVKFLGPRKWCKANFNYTPEQADELQLQAGEIVEVIKEIEDGWWLGKKNGQLGAFPSNFVELLDSGPPSLGNPDIPSVILGPQWPPKLSSLTYDSPPDYLQTVSYPETYRVLFDYHPEAPDELALRRGDEVKVLRKVTEDKGWWEGESQGRRGLFPDNFVLPPPPIKKLVPRKVVSQESAPIKESKKMMPKTVLPTVKKLVTAPTEPSKTKPSWTPSGDGQKRPSRNSSSNSSFQPGRKRSKTQASQQRPAASQDEKQSRLTKGPRVNKTPVLNKTTSPEKTPTLDRAPRPEKTPPPDKTPSPEKTLSPDKSPNPEKIPPSEKTPTPEETLTPEKIPTLEETPTLEDKAPSPDRVLSVHEARVPEVLLKDEAAGPKMAAPGDEAPTLGKVLTPEPVLSEEASAGDNTQLHHFSPEEDAPPNARSLEASEAQSQEEVQTPEEPPLGLVKQPLERRVSSLLQSESNPKSGSAPGLEKAHPQEEATTLLEEALAKAETTPKEEESPKEGVPSKKVTPAQKNAEPQTPPILHSSTPPNLTDRRSDGDDMLGIKDQVEALRRSLEQMGVQLEKKLTDIWEEVKNEREKRLLLEVQMKQRDRGSVHAQTQTH; from the exons ATGG AGGTGCTGGTCCTAGCCGGTTATCGCGcggagaaggaggaagagctgAGCCTGGCGCCTGGTGACGTGATCCGGCAGGTGTGCAAGGGGCCCGCACGGGGCTGGATGCGTGGAGAGCTGGGAGGCCGCTGTGGCCTCTTCCCGGAGTCCCTGGTGCAG GAGATCCCGGAGACTCTCCGCTGCTCGGGGGAGGCGCCGAGACCGCGCTGTGCGCGCCGCCAAG GTTGCTCAGTCAAATTTCTGGGCCCCCGAAAATGGTGCAAGGCAAACTTCAACTACACTCCGGAGCAGGCGGACGAGCTGCAGTTGCAAGCTGGGGAGATTGTGGAAGTGATAAAGGAG ATTGAGGACGGCTGGTGGCTGGGGAAGAAGAACGGGCAGCTGGGAGCCTTCCCATCCAACTTTGTGGAGTTGCTGGACAGTGGGCCCCCAA GCCTTGGCAATCCAGACATCCCTTCAGTCATCCTTGGTCCCCAGTGGCCTCCCAAG CTGAGCAGCCTGACCTATGACAGCCCTCCAGACTACCTGCAGACAG TCTCCTACCCCGAGACCTACAGGGTCCTGTTTGACTACCATCCTGAGGCCCCAGACGAGTTGGCTCTTCGGAGGGGTGATGAGGTGAAAGTACTGAGGAAG GTCACAGAGGATAAGGGCTGGTGGGAAGGAGAGTCTCAAGGCAGAAGAGGACTTTTCCCGGATAACTTTGTGCTCCCACCTCCCCCA ATCAAGAAGCTGGTCCCACGGAAAGTGGTATCTCAGGAATCAG CTCCCATTAAggaatccaaaaagatgatgcccAAAACAGTCCTCCCTACAGTCAAGAAGCTGGTGACAGCTCCCACTGAGCCCAGCAAAACCAA GCCATCTTGGACACCCAGCGGAGACGGTCAGAAGCGCCCCTCCCGAAACTCCA GCTCCAACAGCAGTTTCCAGCCTGGCAGAAAGCGATCCAAGACGCAGGCTTCCCAGCAACGCCCTGCAGCCAGTCAG GATGAAAAGCAGAGCCGCCTTACAAAGGGCCCTCGTGTGAATAAAACCCCAGTTCTGAACAAGACCACCAGCCCAGAGAAGACACCAACTCTGGATAGGGCCCCCAGACCAGAGAAGACCCCACCTCCAGATAAGACCCCTAGTCCAGAGAAGACTCTGTCTCCAGATAAGTCCCCTAACCCAGAGAAGATCCCACCTTCAGAGAAGACCcccactccagaggaaaccctAACTCCAGAGAAGATCCCTACCCTAGAGGAGACCCCAACCCTGGAGGACAAGGCCCCCAGTCCAGACAGGGTCCTTTCTGTGCATGAGGCCCGGGTCCCAGAAGTCCTACTTAAAGATGAGGCCGCTGGTCCAAAGATGGCCGCTCCGGGGGATGAGGCCCCCACCCTAGGAAAGGTCTTGACCCCGGAGCCTGTGCTCTCTGAAGAAGCCTCCGCCGGAGACAACACTCAGCTCCATCACTTCTCTCCGGAGGAAGACGCCCCGCCAAACGCCAGGTCTCTTGAGGCCAGTGAGGCTCAATCCCAAGAGGAGGTGCAGACGCCAGAGGAGCCCCCCCTCGGCCTGGTGAAACAGCCCCTGGAGAGGAGGGTCAGCTCCCTTCTCCAGTCCGAGTCCAACCCCAAGTCAGGGTCCGCGCCTGGCCTTGAGAAGGCCCACCCTCAGGAAGAGGCGACAACCCTCCTGGAGGAGGCACTAGCGAAGGCTGAGACTACCCCCAAAGAGGAGGAGTCTCCCAAAGAAGGGGTGCCCTCCAAAAAGGTAACCCCTGCTCAGAAAAATGCAGAGCCCCAAACGCCCCCAATCCTGCACTCCTCGACCCCGCCAAATCTCACAGACCGCAGAAGTGACGGAGATGACATGTTGGGGATAAAGGACCAGGTGGAGGCTTTAAGGAGGTCCCTGGAGCAGATGGGGGTGCAGCTGGA AAAGAAGCTGACTGACATCTGGGAGGAGGTGAAGAACGAGAGGGAGAAGCGCCTACTgctggag GTTCAGATGAAGCAGAGGGACCGGGGCTCCGTCCACGCGCAGACGCAGACGCACTAA